ATGCGCTGAATTTGGATACCTCGATTATCGCCAAAACAGAAATCGCCGGACCCGGGTTTATCAATTTTTTTATCGCGAATGAAAATCTGCGAAACGCCGTTACCGAAGTACTTGATAAAAAAGATACTTACGGTCATACGAATACTGGCAGCGGAAAACGCGTTCTGGTTGAATTTGTGAGTGCAAACCCGACCGGTCCGCTCAGCGTAGGGCATGGGCGGCAGGCGGTTTTGGGCGATACCATTGCCCGTTTGCTGGAATGGAATGGCTTCGACGTAACACGTGAATATTATTTCAATAATGCCGGTCGGCAGATGCGTGTGCTCGGCGATTCCGTGCGGCACCGCTATTTGCAACTTGCCGGCGAGAAAATTGATTTTCCCGATGATTATTATCAGGGCGAATACATTACGGATATTGCCCGAAAGCTATTCGATGAACACGGCGATTCGCTGAAAAAGCTCGCCGATGACGATCTCGATATTTTCAAAAATGCCGCCGAAAGCGAAATTTTTGCGGACATAAAAGCTACGCTGAAACGACTCGACATCGTTTTCGACACGTTTTTTAATGAATCGGATTTGTATTCACGGGGTGATATCGATCGGTTGCTCCAATTTTTACGGGACAAAAATCTGGCGTATGACAAAGACGGCGCTGTCTGGTTTCGGGCAACCGAATTCGGGCTTGAGCAAGATCGCGTGATCGTGAAAAGCAGCGGCGAGCCAACCTACCGTCTGCCGGATATTGCCTATCACCGGGATAAATTTGAGCGCGGTTACGATCTGATGATCGATATTTTTGGTTCCGACCACATCGCCACATATCCCGACGTGCTCGCAGGTGTGCGGGCGATGGGTTACGATTCCGAACGGGTTAAAGTATTGATAAATCAATTTGTTACGCTGTTCGAAGGCGAGGAAAAAGTGAAGATGTCCACTCGCCGGGCGAATTTTATCACCGTCGATGAATTGATGGACGAAGTTGGCGAAGACGTTACCCGCTGGTTTTATTTGATGCGCAGCATGACCAGCCACCTCAATTTTGATTTGAAGCTCGCCAAAACGCAATCCGACGAAAATCCGGTGTATTACAATCAATATGCCCACGCCCGGATTTGCAGCATTTTGCGCAATGCGGAAGAGCAGGGCATCACGTTTTCGGATAGCAAATCCGTTTCGCGGCTCGGCGAAGCGAGTGAAAAAACGCTCATCAAAAAATTAATGGAATTTCCGCGAATGGTGCAAAAAAGCGGACTGGAACACGAGCCGCATTTGCTGATCATGTTCATGTCGGAAATTTCTACCGCGTATCACAAATTTTATAC
The window above is part of the Calditrichia bacterium genome. Proteins encoded here:
- a CDS encoding arginine--tRNA ligase, which gives rise to MLTLESYLANQINLALNALGFPEKAYNFDRPKLDEHGDISVNLAMLLTKDLRKNPRQIAQEIIDALNLDTSIIAKTEIAGPGFINFFIANENLRNAVTEVLDKKDTYGHTNTGSGKRVLVEFVSANPTGPLSVGHGRQAVLGDTIARLLEWNGFDVTREYYFNNAGRQMRVLGDSVRHRYLQLAGEKIDFPDDYYQGEYITDIARKLFDEHGDSLKKLADDDLDIFKNAAESEIFADIKATLKRLDIVFDTFFNESDLYSRGDIDRLLQFLRDKNLAYDKDGAVWFRATEFGLEQDRVIVKSSGEPTYRLPDIAYHRDKFERGYDLMIDIFGSDHIATYPDVLAGVRAMGYDSERVKVLINQFVTLFEGEEKVKMSTRRANFITVDELMDEVGEDVTRWFYLMRSMTSHLNFDLKLAKTQSDENPVYYNQYAHARICSILRNAEEQGITFSDSKSVSRLGEASEKTLIKKLMEFPRMVQKSGLEHEPHLLIMFMSEISTAYHKFYTECRVISDDAELTQARLALCLATKTVLANGFKILGVAAPEKM